In the Flavisolibacter tropicus genome, one interval contains:
- the pdeM gene encoding ligase-associated DNA damage response endonuclease PdeM has translation MQPPLLHKINGHHFWLSSEKILFWEEEKALVLSDLHLGKSGHFRKAGIPIPQGVMKEDMQRLMHLIQYFHPTQLIVVGDFFHSTNNLELDLFKRWRNDISDVTIKLIRGNHDILQDQWYSDAGVDVIEKDLYLHNFCFTHDNNDIHPENYTFTGHLHPGVVINGLGKQSLRFPCFYFTSTYCILPAFGKFTGLASIQPSRKDDVYAIVEKSLIKL, from the coding sequence ATGCAGCCACCTCTTTTGCATAAAATCAATGGCCATCACTTTTGGCTTTCCTCTGAGAAAATACTTTTCTGGGAAGAAGAAAAAGCATTAGTCTTATCTGATTTACATTTAGGCAAGAGCGGGCATTTTCGCAAAGCGGGCATACCTATTCCACAAGGAGTGATGAAGGAAGATATGCAGCGACTGATGCATCTCATTCAATATTTCCATCCCACACAACTGATTGTTGTAGGTGATTTTTTTCATAGCACCAATAACTTAGAGCTTGATTTATTCAAGCGTTGGCGAAATGACATTTCTGATGTAACCATTAAGTTGATAAGAGGCAATCATGATATATTACAAGACCAATGGTATAGTGATGCAGGTGTGGATGTTATTGAAAAAGATCTTTACTTACACAACTTCTGTTTTACACACGATAACAATGACATACACCCTGAGAACTATACGTTTACAGGACATTTACATCCTGGAGTAGTTATTAATGGACTAGGGAAACAATCTCTACGTTTTCCCTGTTTTTACTTTACTTCAACCTATTGCATATTACCCGCTTTTGGTAAGTTTACTGGGTTAGCCAGCATTCAACCTTCTCGAAAAGATGACGTGTATGCTATTGTAGAAAAATCATTGATAAAACTCTAA
- a CDS encoding histone deacetylase: protein MALLHIAYHPIYAHPLPEGHRFPMLKYELIPGQLLYEGTISQNNLFAPIPCDDTIIRWTHTEEYINKLKHQTLSTSEQRRIGFPQSPQLTEREWVITQGTIDCCYFAIDAGVAMNVAGGTHHAFADKGEGFCLLNDFAVTANFLLKKNLAKKIVIIDLDVHQGNGTAKLFENNQNVFTLSIHGRHNYPFHKEKSDWDIALEDGTDTKTYMDILHHALPKVLNEQKPDFALYLSGVDILETDKFGKLKVTTAGCQQRDAFVFEQLKQRGIPCVVAMGGGYSPDVKVIVEAHCNTFRTAKDIYHLH from the coding sequence ATGGCATTATTGCATATAGCTTACCACCCTATTTACGCTCATCCTTTACCAGAAGGTCACCGCTTTCCTATGCTTAAGTACGAGTTAATACCCGGGCAATTATTATATGAAGGCACTATATCGCAAAACAATCTATTTGCTCCAATCCCTTGTGATGATACGATTATTCGATGGACACATACAGAAGAATATATAAACAAATTAAAGCACCAAACACTTTCTACTTCAGAACAACGACGCATTGGCTTTCCTCAATCTCCACAGCTTACGGAGCGGGAATGGGTGATTACTCAAGGCACTATAGATTGTTGTTATTTTGCTATAGATGCGGGTGTAGCCATGAATGTAGCAGGTGGCACACATCATGCTTTTGCTGATAAAGGAGAAGGATTCTGCTTGTTGAACGACTTTGCTGTAACCGCTAATTTTTTATTGAAAAAGAACTTAGCCAAGAAGATTGTTATTATTGACCTTGATGTACACCAGGGCAATGGAACAGCCAAACTATTTGAAAACAACCAGAATGTATTTACGCTAAGCATTCACGGACGTCACAACTATCCTTTTCACAAAGAAAAGAGCGATTGGGATATTGCACTGGAAGATGGAACTGACACTAAAACTTACATGGATATTTTACATCATGCTTTACCCAAAGTATTAAATGAACAAAAGCCTGATTTTGCACTTTACTTATCAGGTGTAGACATTTTAGAGACCGATAAGTTTGGCAAATTAAAGGTCACAACCGCAGGATGCCAGCAAAGGGATGCCTTTGTTTTTGAGCAATTGAAACAGCGAGGTATTCCCTGTGTTGTAGCTATGGGCGGAGGCTACTCACCAGATGTAAAAGTGATTGTAGAAGCCCATTGCAACACCTTTCGTACAGCAAAGGACATTTATCACCTTCATTAA
- a CDS encoding DUF6728 family protein: MGVWKQISEYLYLSKPDPNRPKTQWIKYMHGINRISIFLFILALIILAFKLFLKH, translated from the coding sequence ATGGGTGTTTGGAAACAAATTTCGGAGTATCTCTATTTAAGCAAGCCCGATCCAAATCGGCCTAAAACACAGTGGATCAAATACATGCACGGTATTAACCGTATCAGTATTTTTCTTTTTATTTTAGCGTTGATAATCTTAGCCTTTAAGCTTTTTCTCAAGCATTAG
- a CDS encoding XRE family transcriptional regulator — protein MSIANKNMKYLRKLRGWTQEEFANKLRIKRSLLGAYEEERADPRMDVLEAVADMFKLTLDELLRKDISESKGSYISKRRSQKLAAGRADIPFVPVKAAAGYLAGFADPEFVDELNTFTLPMLGGGDYRAFEIVGDSMMPTPSGSVIVGERVENLDDVKNNNTYIVVSKTEGIVYKRMMRNNRSKAKYMLVSDNPAYQPYSVNSEDILEVWQAQMILTKANTQQRWDVGQLANLVTNLQQQVSVLKKKMN, from the coding sequence ATGTCAATTGCCAATAAAAACATGAAGTATCTGCGGAAGTTGCGCGGCTGGACACAAGAAGAATTTGCTAACAAACTGCGCATTAAACGTTCATTGTTGGGAGCATATGAAGAAGAACGTGCCGACCCTCGTATGGATGTCTTAGAAGCTGTTGCAGATATGTTCAAACTTACATTGGATGAATTACTTCGTAAAGATATTAGCGAAAGTAAAGGCAGTTATATCTCAAAACGCCGATCACAGAAGCTGGCAGCTGGGCGTGCCGATATTCCGTTCGTGCCAGTAAAGGCAGCGGCCGGTTATCTGGCAGGTTTTGCCGACCCAGAGTTTGTTGACGAATTGAACACATTCACTCTTCCCATGCTTGGTGGTGGTGATTATCGGGCATTTGAAATTGTAGGCGACTCCATGATGCCAACACCCAGCGGATCTGTGATTGTAGGGGAGCGCGTAGAAAACCTGGATGATGTAAAGAATAACAATACTTATATAGTTGTTTCAAAAACAGAGGGAATTGTTTATAAGCGGATGATGCGGAATAATCGCTCAAAAGCTAAATATATGTTGGTAAGTGATAATCCGGCCTACCAGCCTTACTCAGTTAATTCAGAAGATATTTTGGAAGTATGGCAAGCGCAAATGATCCTGACCAAGGCTAATACACAACAGCGTTGGGATGTTGGCCAATTGGCGAACCTTGTAACCAACTTACAGCAACAAGTAAGCGTTTTAAAGAAAAAAATGAACTAA
- a CDS encoding FRG domain-containing protein, giving the protein MAKRYTILRLNTWADFKQTVDGLSDNWAYRGQANADWHLENAIERTDFIKLYKGIEADFLAEFQRGARNYLQKDQTPEHLIEWLALMQHHGAPTRLLDFSRSPFIAAYFAFELSLPHIDRYLSIWAFNTNFIRLRALEILQSQFAVELEQSGNRINDILFEKIFFQNNRSLIFPVEPFRMNRRYSLQQSIFVSTGNSYEPFMKQLEFLKDDMEKAVVKLELPTVLQKEVLRDLLKMNLNRASLFPDLDGYAASLRMRYNSMRSSEEMLTEQLQKMEKSHLGLIP; this is encoded by the coding sequence ATGGCAAAACGCTATACAATCTTAAGGCTGAATACATGGGCGGATTTTAAGCAAACAGTTGATGGCTTATCTGATAATTGGGCATATCGTGGACAAGCCAATGCAGATTGGCATTTGGAAAATGCTATTGAACGGACCGATTTTATCAAGCTTTATAAGGGTATTGAGGCCGACTTCCTGGCTGAATTTCAACGCGGTGCTAGAAATTACTTACAAAAAGACCAAACCCCAGAACACCTGATTGAATGGCTGGCCTTGATGCAACATCATGGGGCGCCTACCCGGTTATTAGATTTTAGCAGATCGCCGTTTATCGCTGCTTATTTTGCTTTTGAGCTTAGTTTGCCGCACATCGACCGGTACCTGTCCATTTGGGCGTTTAATACCAACTTTATTCGTTTGCGGGCTTTGGAGATTTTGCAGAGCCAATTTGCGGTAGAGCTGGAGCAAAGTGGAAATCGCATTAATGATATCCTTTTTGAAAAGATTTTTTTCCAAAACAATAGGAGCTTGATTTTCCCGGTTGAGCCTTTTCGAATGAACCGGCGGTATTCATTACAACAATCCATTTTTGTAAGTACAGGCAATTCGTATGAACCGTTTATGAAACAGCTGGAGTTCTTAAAAGACGATATGGAAAAAGCTGTAGTTAAATTAGAGTTGCCTACCGTTTTGCAAAAAGAGGTGCTACGCGATTTACTTAAAATGAATTTGAACCGGGCTAGTTTGTTTCCCGATCTGGATGGTTATGCGGCGTCATTGCGTATGCGCTATAATAGTATGCGATCCAGTGAAGAAATGTTAACGGAGCAGCTTCAAAAAATGGAAAAAAGCCATTTGGGATTGATCCCTTAA
- the lpxB gene encoding lipid-A-disaccharide synthase — translation MKYYIIAGEASGDLHGSNLIKELRKLDKAANIRAWGGDLMQLAGGAVVKHYRDLAFMGFIEVVKNLPTIMQNLKFCKQDVLAFRPDVLILIDYPGFNLRIAKWAKEQGFKVIYYISPQVWAWKESRVKLIRNVVDKMLVILPFEREFYETKWDYKVEYVGHPLVQVVNEYRDAHKNELSYTKPVIAILPGSRKQELAAKLPIMLEATKSFPEYQFVVAKATSLDDSYYQPFLANYPEVKSVKNKTYALLSIATAALVTSGTATLETALFGVPQVVCYKSSSISYEIAKRLITIKYISLVNLIMNKPVVTELIQHELTANNITKELNALLHNKDRQQQIQQDYKSLMSLLQQGGNASEKAAQLVVDFMHANA, via the coding sequence ATGAAATACTATATTATAGCCGGTGAAGCATCGGGCGATTTGCATGGCAGCAACTTAATCAAAGAGCTTCGAAAACTGGATAAGGCGGCTAATATTCGTGCCTGGGGTGGTGATCTGATGCAACTAGCAGGTGGTGCTGTAGTAAAACACTACCGCGACCTTGCCTTTATGGGATTTATAGAGGTAGTTAAAAACCTTCCTACCATTATGCAGAACCTGAAGTTCTGCAAACAAGATGTACTGGCCTTTAGGCCCGATGTACTGATATTAATTGACTATCCTGGGTTCAACCTGCGCATTGCCAAATGGGCTAAGGAACAAGGCTTTAAAGTAATTTATTACATTTCGCCGCAAGTATGGGCCTGGAAAGAAAGCCGCGTAAAACTGATCCGGAATGTAGTAGATAAGATGCTGGTGATCTTGCCCTTTGAACGTGAGTTCTATGAAACCAAGTGGGACTATAAAGTGGAATATGTAGGGCATCCGTTAGTACAAGTGGTTAATGAGTACCGGGACGCACACAAAAATGAGCTTTCGTATACTAAACCGGTAATTGCTATTTTACCAGGAAGTCGTAAACAAGAGCTTGCAGCCAAACTACCCATCATGCTGGAAGCCACGAAATCCTTTCCTGAATATCAATTTGTAGTAGCAAAGGCAACTTCCCTGGACGACAGTTATTACCAGCCGTTTTTAGCCAATTATCCAGAAGTAAAGAGTGTAAAAAACAAAACCTACGCGCTATTGTCAATAGCTACGGCTGCTCTAGTAACTTCAGGCACAGCTACGCTGGAGACAGCCTTGTTTGGAGTACCGCAGGTTGTTTGCTACAAATCCTCTTCTATTTCTTATGAAATTGCAAAAAGGCTAATTACCATTAAATACATTTCTCTGGTAAACCTCATAATGAACAAGCCGGTAGTTACAGAACTGATACAACATGAGCTTACTGCTAACAACATTACCAAGGAACTAAATGCCTTATTACACAATAAGGACCGACAGCAACAAATTCAGCAAGATTACAAAAGCCTGATGTCACTATTACAACAGGGTGGCAATGCCTCTGAAAAAGCAGCACAACTCGTTGTCGACTTTATGCATGCTAATGCTTGA
- the surE gene encoding 5'/3'-nucleotidase SurE → MAEKKEPVILVTNDDGITAPGIRNLVEAVRDLGKVVVVAPDKPQSGMGHAITIGLPLRLHKVNFFEGIEAYQCTGTPVDCVKLAVDKILHQKPDICISGINHGANHSINVIYSGTMSAAVEAAIESIPSIGFSLLDYSLEADFSAARKYARLIVEQMLQTNVDKHTVLNVNFPIGKPEEIKGVKICRQAYAKYEEDFLEREDPHGRKYYWLTGEFVNFDEGTDTDVWALANNYVSLVPVQFDLTHYKLKEKLEKDWNFLSGKG, encoded by the coding sequence ATGGCAGAAAAGAAAGAGCCCGTAATATTAGTAACCAACGATGACGGAATAACCGCACCTGGCATTCGTAATTTAGTTGAAGCCGTTAGAGATTTAGGGAAAGTAGTAGTGGTGGCTCCAGACAAACCGCAATCGGGTATGGGACATGCCATTACTATTGGACTGCCACTACGATTACATAAGGTAAACTTTTTTGAAGGTATAGAAGCTTATCAGTGTACAGGCACTCCAGTGGACTGTGTGAAGCTGGCTGTAGATAAAATCTTACATCAAAAGCCAGATATCTGCATAAGCGGTATAAACCATGGCGCCAACCATAGTATTAATGTTATTTATTCTGGTACAATGTCCGCTGCGGTAGAAGCAGCCATTGAAAGCATTCCATCGATCGGGTTTTCATTGTTGGACTATAGCCTGGAAGCTGACTTTTCTGCGGCACGAAAATATGCTCGCCTGATTGTAGAACAAATGCTGCAAACAAATGTTGATAAGCATACTGTTTTGAATGTCAACTTCCCTATTGGTAAGCCTGAAGAAATTAAAGGTGTGAAGATCTGCCGACAGGCTTATGCTAAATATGAAGAAGACTTTTTAGAAAGAGAGGATCCTCATGGCCGCAAGTATTATTGGCTTACCGGCGAGTTTGTTAACTTCGACGAAGGAACCGATACCGATGTATGGGCACTAGCTAATAATTATGTAAGCCTGGTACCTGTACAATTTGATCTTACCCACTATAAACTAAAAGAGAAACTTGAAAAAGACTGGAACTTTCTTTCTGGCAAAGGATAA
- a CDS encoding ligase-associated DNA damage response DEXH box helicase — translation MKLHDTKGYHVIKDWLAQKDFRPFAFQEEAWAYINEGRSGLVNAPTGTGKTFSVFLGALIQFINQHPDNYKAKAKNGLQLLWITPLRALAKDIGRAMEDVIAELGMSWQVGIRNGDTSVSDRQKQKRQMPEALIITPESLHLLLAQKGYPEVLKDLKIIAADEWHELMGSKRGVQVELALSRICGLVSQQLRDVSLEMTDGEVKGKRKRQEKVAANYQLPTTNFSIWGISATIGNLNQAMDVLLHPLQLVNPTAKGIIVRANIHKQIEIESILPDEIEKYPWAGHLGIKLAKKVLPIIENSRTTLIFINTRGMSELWYQTLLNIAPELAGLIALHHGSIEMELRTWVEEALHEGKLKAVVCTASLDLGVDFRPVETVIQVGSPKGVARFLQRAGRSGHQPDAVSRIYFLPTHSLELIEAAALKAAVAETTIESREPLLLCYDVLIQYLCTLAISEGFVSDALFQEVKATNCFQELTEDEWQEMLHFITVGGNALQQYDEYKKAEVENGVYRITSRRIAMRHRMHIGTIVSDAMIKVKFMTGGYIGVIEEYFISRLEPGDTFTLAGRNLELIMIKDMTVLVKKSNAKKSVVPSWLGGRLPLSQSLGKILREKLNEAGAQILEGVLSDDVELQALMVLFEVQERLSHIPRSNELLIEQIETADGFHLFVYPFEGRLVHEAMAALLAYRISKLTPITFSIAMNDYGFELLSDQPIPVDDSNVYQLFSLDNLLDDIQRSVNSTEMAKRKFRDIAVIGGLIFQGYPGEYKKQRHLQASAGLLFNVFNEYEPGNVLIRQAYQEVFDQQMEEMRLRDMLERIQQSKIILTFPQRLTPFCFPIKVDSMRENLTSEKLEDRVRRMQQQLEK, via the coding sequence ATGAAATTACACGACACAAAAGGATATCACGTAATAAAGGACTGGTTGGCACAAAAAGACTTTCGTCCGTTTGCTTTCCAGGAAGAAGCGTGGGCATATATAAATGAAGGGAGAAGTGGATTGGTAAATGCGCCTACCGGAACCGGTAAAACCTTCTCTGTATTCTTAGGAGCGCTAATTCAATTTATCAATCAACACCCTGATAATTACAAAGCAAAAGCAAAGAACGGCCTACAGTTACTTTGGATCACACCCCTACGTGCTTTAGCAAAAGATATAGGCCGGGCCATGGAAGATGTGATAGCCGAATTAGGCATGAGTTGGCAAGTGGGAATTCGTAATGGCGATACCAGTGTTAGTGATCGGCAAAAACAAAAAAGACAAATGCCGGAAGCTCTCATTATTACACCCGAAAGCCTGCATCTCTTATTAGCACAGAAAGGGTATCCAGAAGTACTGAAAGATCTGAAGATCATAGCCGCAGATGAATGGCATGAATTAATGGGTAGCAAGCGTGGTGTGCAGGTAGAGTTGGCGTTGAGTCGTATTTGTGGATTAGTCAGTCAACAGTTGAGAGATGTCAGTTTAGAGATGACGGATGGAGAGGTAAAAGGGAAAAGAAAAAGGCAAGAAAAAGTAGCTGCCAACTATCAACTACCAACTACCAACTTCTCTATATGGGGCATCAGTGCAACCATAGGAAACCTGAACCAAGCAATGGATGTTTTGCTACATCCTCTTCAATTGGTAAACCCAACGGCTAAAGGCATTATTGTACGCGCTAATATTCATAAGCAAATAGAGATTGAATCAATCCTACCGGATGAAATTGAAAAGTATCCCTGGGCAGGTCACTTAGGAATTAAGTTAGCGAAGAAAGTATTACCGATTATTGAAAACAGCCGTACCACACTCATTTTTATCAATACCCGTGGAATGAGTGAGCTCTGGTACCAGACCTTACTCAATATAGCACCTGAGTTAGCAGGTCTTATTGCACTGCATCATGGTTCTATAGAAATGGAATTGCGCACCTGGGTTGAAGAAGCGCTGCATGAAGGCAAGTTGAAAGCGGTTGTTTGTACTGCATCTCTAGATCTTGGTGTAGACTTTCGCCCAGTGGAAACCGTAATTCAAGTAGGCTCTCCCAAAGGAGTAGCTCGCTTTTTACAACGTGCCGGACGTAGTGGTCACCAACCAGATGCTGTTAGTCGTATTTACTTCTTGCCTACGCACTCACTGGAACTCATTGAAGCAGCGGCCCTAAAAGCTGCGGTTGCAGAAACTACGATTGAAAGTCGCGAGCCATTATTGCTTTGTTATGATGTGCTGATACAGTATTTGTGCACACTGGCCATTTCTGAAGGCTTTGTTTCAGATGCATTATTCCAAGAAGTTAAAGCTACAAATTGCTTCCAAGAGCTTACCGAAGATGAATGGCAAGAGATGTTGCACTTTATTACCGTGGGAGGCAATGCCTTGCAGCAGTATGATGAATACAAAAAAGCAGAAGTAGAAAATGGTGTTTACCGCATTACCAGTCGCCGCATTGCCATGCGCCACCGTATGCATATTGGAACGATCGTAAGTGATGCTATGATCAAGGTAAAGTTCATGACAGGTGGCTATATTGGTGTGATAGAAGAATACTTTATCTCCCGCCTAGAGCCTGGCGACACATTTACGTTAGCAGGTAGAAATCTAGAGCTGATCATGATCAAGGACATGACTGTACTAGTAAAGAAATCCAATGCTAAGAAATCGGTTGTTCCAAGCTGGCTGGGCGGACGCCTCCCTCTTTCTCAAAGCCTGGGAAAGATCTTAAGAGAAAAATTGAACGAGGCAGGTGCGCAAATCCTAGAAGGCGTGTTATCTGACGATGTGGAGCTACAGGCCTTGATGGTATTATTTGAAGTACAAGAACGTCTTTCTCATATTCCTCGCTCTAACGAATTGCTTATTGAACAGATAGAAACAGCAGACGGCTTTCATCTTTTTGTATATCCATTTGAAGGACGATTGGTTCATGAGGCCATGGCAGCCCTACTTGCCTATCGCATTTCTAAACTGACGCCAATTACGTTTTCGATTGCCATGAATGATTACGGCTTTGAGCTGTTGAGTGATCAGCCTATACCTGTTGATGACAGTAATGTATATCAATTGTTCTCACTAGACAATTTATTAGATGACATTCAACGCAGCGTAAACTCCACAGAAATGGCGAAACGAAAATTTAGAGATATTGCTGTAATTGGTGGTCTTATTTTTCAAGGCTATCCGGGCGAATACAAAAAGCAGCGACACTTACAGGCTTCAGCGGGTTTATTATTTAATGTATTTAACGAGTACGAACCTGGCAATGTTTTAATACGCCAGGCTTACCAAGAGGTGTTTGATCAACAAATGGAAGAAATGCGCCTGCGCGATATGCTGGAGCGCATACAGCAGTCCAAGATCATTCTTACATTTCCTCAAAGACTGACGCCGTTCTGCTTCCCTATTAAAGTTGATAGCATGCGGGAGAACCTGACATCAGAGAAACTGGAAGACCGCGTACGTCGCATGCAGCAGCAGTTGGAGAAATGA
- a CDS encoding DUF5916 domain-containing protein translates to MTLRLLTLTILLISVSYGFAQTKNTSALKIAAAPKIDGRLDDEAWNSAPVASHFVQNYPTYNAPLTNQTEVRLLYDNDAIYVGAFLQDNPALIRKQLTSRDGEQQQDVDYFSVFFDTYNDHQNGFQFLVTSANVQTDAKVTPSSTGSFGNFGDKSWDAVWESKTTIGDKGWFVEMRIPYISLRFAKKEVQTWGVQFLRFSRRNNETAFWNAVDPKVNGFVNQFGKLVDLKEIQPPLRLSFSPYVSSGVRFNESGSKKNAEWLRSGGADVKWGINESFTLDATLIPDFGQVVSDNVINNLTPFEQRFQENRPFFTEGTELFNKSGLFYSRRIGARPSGYSKIESYYGDPEAYAIKKNPTLTQLYNAVKLSGRTEKKLGVGVFNAVAAPMHARVHELASNSDTSIQTEPLSNYNIVVLDQALKGRSSVTFTNTNVIRNGAARDANVSAFDWALYTKNNRHALTGTLRYSKIFGYTPYSSAYFLNTDTTTINGRRYLNPYDGFSGTLRAAKVGGKFRYSASVGVESDKYDPNDLGYLQAPNEVVAQASVSYSEFAPKRHLLNYSYSLNYNRIAYYKPNLFSYAEISARGFWLFKNFWDLSASAVLQPEGETSLFELQTNGYRLKKPWAFYTVASGSTDSRKRWFVNYEFVFAEGASVYKPYFKTQVGLRYRFSDKFTLSADVDRQHDNLQIGYAFLRESNGAPIVGYRDYKDVTTVFTGTYNFTSRMNLSVRSRHYWSKVNYLSFYNVDAKGQQIPRAFINGQDQNFNLYNLDAFFTWDFRLGSRIIAGWKNWLGGEDIDGQRYNNYFKNFNQSFNVSHGNEVTLRFIYFLDYNQLRRKH, encoded by the coding sequence ATGACTTTAAGACTGCTTACGCTAACCATATTGCTTATATCTGTGTCATATGGATTTGCGCAAACAAAAAATACATCCGCCCTGAAAATAGCTGCTGCCCCTAAAATAGATGGCCGGCTAGATGACGAGGCTTGGAATAGTGCACCTGTGGCTTCACATTTTGTGCAGAATTATCCTACATATAATGCACCGCTTACTAATCAAACTGAAGTACGCCTACTATATGATAATGATGCTATTTACGTTGGTGCTTTTTTACAAGATAACCCGGCTTTAATTCGTAAACAGCTGACCTCCCGCGATGGTGAGCAACAACAAGATGTAGATTATTTCTCCGTCTTTTTTGATACCTATAACGACCACCAAAATGGGTTTCAGTTTTTGGTTACTAGTGCTAATGTGCAAACAGATGCTAAAGTAACGCCCAGTAGCACAGGTAGCTTTGGCAACTTTGGTGATAAATCCTGGGATGCTGTATGGGAGAGTAAAACCACCATAGGCGATAAAGGCTGGTTTGTAGAAATGCGTATTCCTTATATCTCATTGCGCTTTGCTAAAAAAGAGGTGCAAACATGGGGCGTACAGTTCTTGCGCTTTTCGCGCCGTAATAATGAAACAGCGTTTTGGAATGCGGTTGATCCAAAAGTGAATGGCTTTGTAAATCAGTTTGGGAAATTGGTTGATCTAAAAGAAATACAACCTCCTTTACGTTTAAGCTTTTCACCATATGTATCCAGCGGCGTTCGCTTTAATGAATCAGGTTCTAAGAAAAATGCAGAATGGCTGCGTAGCGGAGGCGCAGATGTGAAATGGGGCATCAATGAAAGTTTTACACTGGATGCTACATTGATTCCGGATTTCGGACAAGTAGTTTCTGATAATGTTATAAATAATCTGACACCTTTTGAGCAACGCTTCCAGGAAAATCGTCCCTTCTTTACAGAGGGTACTGAACTGTTTAATAAGTCCGGTTTATTCTATTCAAGGCGCATTGGTGCACGTCCTTCTGGCTACAGCAAGATAGAAAGCTATTATGGTGATCCTGAGGCATATGCAATCAAAAAAAATCCAACATTAACTCAGTTGTACAATGCGGTTAAACTATCCGGCCGTACAGAAAAGAAGTTGGGTGTTGGTGTATTTAACGCAGTAGCAGCACCTATGCATGCGCGGGTCCATGAGTTGGCGTCAAACAGTGATACATCCATCCAAACAGAGCCGCTTTCCAATTATAACATCGTTGTCCTGGATCAAGCGTTGAAAGGCCGATCTTCTGTTACATTTACTAATACCAACGTAATACGCAATGGCGCTGCACGCGATGCTAACGTATCTGCCTTTGATTGGGCACTATACACTAAAAATAATAGGCATGCACTAACAGGTACACTGCGTTATAGTAAGATATTTGGTTATACACCCTACAGTAGTGCCTATTTCTTAAACACGGATACGACTACTATAAATGGCCGCCGATATCTGAATCCTTACGATGGTTTTTCTGGTACGCTGCGTGCAGCTAAAGTAGGAGGCAAGTTCCGCTACAGCGCTTCTGTAGGTGTAGAATCGGATAAATATGATCCGAATGACTTGGGCTATTTACAGGCGCCCAATGAAGTAGTTGCACAAGCATCAGTTTCGTATAGTGAGTTTGCTCCCAAACGCCACTTACTCAATTATAGCTACAGTTTAAACTACAACCGTATAGCCTATTATAAACCTAATTTGTTTTCCTATGCGGAAATTTCAGCTAGAGGCTTTTGGCTGTTCAAGAATTTTTGGGATTTAAGTGCATCTGCTGTTTTACAACCAGAAGGAGAAACATCACTGTTTGAGCTGCAAACAAATGGCTATCGCCTGAAAAAACCTTGGGCATTTTATACGGTTGCCAGCGGAAGTACAGATAGCCGTAAGCGATGGTTTGTAAATTATGAATTTGTTTTTGCAGAAGGAGCTTCTGTATACAAGCCTTATTTTAAAACACAAGTTGGTTTACGGTATCGTTTTAGCGATAAGTTTACGTTAAGTGCAGATGTTGATAGACAACACGACAATCTTCAAATTGGCTATGCTTTTTTACGTGAAAGCAATGGCGCTCCAATCGTAGGTTATCGCGATTATAAAGATGTTACAACTGTGTTTACTGGTACATACAATTTTACCTCACGCATGAACCTTTCTGTACGCTCTCGTCATTATTGGAGCAAGGTAAACTATTTGAGCTTTTACAATGTGGATGCTAAAGGGCAACAAATACCCCGTGCGTTCATTAATGGGCAAGATCAAAACTTTAACCTCTATAACCTAGATGCTTTCTTTACTTGGGACTTTCGCTTAGGTAGCCGCATTATTGCTGGTTGGAAAAACTGGTTGGGTGGAGAAGATATAGATGGCCAACGGTACAACAATTACTTTAAAAATTTCAACCAGTCCTTTAATGTATCACATGGTAACGAGGTGACGTTACGGTTCATTTATTTCCTGGACTATAATCAATTACGCCGCAAGCATTAA